Part of the Pseudarthrobacter sp. L1SW genome, GCCGCGGTGCTGGTTTCATCGATTGCTGCCTGGTACGCGCTCATGTAATCGTCCCAGAAGGCGCGCTCCTCCAGGTCCCCCCGGCTGTATTTCCAGTGCTTGGCCGGATTGTCCAGGCGGGCCAGCAGCCGTTCCCTCTGCTCCTCCCCGCTGATGTGCAGCATGACTTTGACCACCTTCGTCCCGGAGTCGGTCAGCCGCGTCTCGAATTCATTGATGGCCACGTACCGCCGTTTGATTTCCGCGGGAGTCGCCCACGCACGCACCCGGTGGATCAGGACATCCTCATAGTGTGAGCGGTCGAAAACGCCCACCATCCCGGCGGCCGGCACTTCCTTTTCGATGCGCCACAGGAAGTCGTAGGACTTCTCCTCGTCCGTGGGTGCCTTGAAGGCCTTGAACTGGACGCCCTGGGGGTTCATCGCCGCCATGACGTGGTTGACGATCCCGCCCTTGCCCGCGGTGTCCATGGCCTGGAGGATCAGCAGGATCCGCTTGCGTCCGCCGAACCGCGACTCGGCAAACAGCTTTTCCTGAAGTTCGGCCAGCCCACTGTCCATTTCGGCGAGCAGGGCCTGTCCGTCCTCCTTGGTGCCGCTGTAGCCGGGCGTGGAATCAGGATCGACATCGCTCAGCAGGAACCCCTTCCCCGCCCGCAGGGTTTCTGAAGG contains:
- a CDS encoding polyphosphate kinase 2 family protein, producing the protein MPDAIGFDQHPSETLRAGKGFLLSDVDPDSTPGYSGTKEDGQALLAEMDSGLAELQEKLFAESRFGGRKRILLILQAMDTAGKGGIVNHVMAAMNPQGVQFKAFKAPTDEEKSYDFLWRIEKEVPAAGMVGVFDRSHYEDVLIHRVRAWATPAEIKRRYVAINEFETRLTDSGTKVVKVMLHISGEEQRERLLARLDNPAKHWKYSRGDLEERAFWDDYMSAYQAAIDETSTAAAPWHVVPANKKWFARIAVQQLLLGALTDLGLEWPKAEFDVAMERELAARS